The Zerene cesonia ecotype Mississippi chromosome 29, Zerene_cesonia_1.1, whole genome shotgun sequence genome includes a region encoding these proteins:
- the LOC119837758 gene encoding complexin isoform X2, whose amino-acid sequence MNFLGAVGGDGDDSDDKEKEEEAERERQEAIREAEERRKEKHRKMEEEREKMRQEIRDKYKIPKKEEMVEQQQAEPDNPLMRKKKTPEELAAEAELEDQDEFTKLKNTIETQVNELKSQIESKCVMQ is encoded by the exons GCGCAGTTGGTGGTGATGGAGACGACAGCGatgataaggaaaaggaagaGGAAGCAGAACGCGAGCGGCAAGAGGCCATCCGCGAGGCGGAGGAAAGACGCAAGGAGAAGCACCGCAAGATGGAGGAAGAGAGGGAGAAAATGAGACAGGAGATCAGGGATAAG TATAAAATTCCCAAGAAGGAGGAGATGGTGGAACAGCAGCAAGCGGAACCGGACAACCCCCTGATGAGGAAGAAGAAGACCCCGGAGGAGCTGGCTGCTGAGGCGGAGCTGGAGGACCAGGACGAGTTCACGA AATTGAAAAACACCATCGAAACGCAAGTGAACGAGCTGAAATCGCAAATCGAAAGCAAATGCGTGATGCAGTGA